A stretch of the Uranotaenia lowii strain MFRU-FL chromosome 3, ASM2978415v1, whole genome shotgun sequence genome encodes the following:
- the LOC129751208 gene encoding USP6 N-terminal-like protein isoform X3 — translation MMSEDDISNKRLLLERANAERESIFKRYDRGRKDIDIDFWDDPAFKVYTQADRYGFLQPEKEEQATDDLDEIRRKHVEVERCKKWLKMLKSWTSTATKDRLQRRVLKGVPDRMRSVVWSKMLNLEQMIRDNAGVYDKMLKFARQYSPDIRQIDFDVNRQFRNHINYRERYSVKQQSLFRVLAAYSMYNMEVGYCQGMSTVAAVLLMYFDEEDTFWALNALLSTERYAMHALYVEGFPKLMRFLQHHDKILTKCLPKVKKHLDKHGVDSVLYSLKWFFVIFIERIPFGLCLRVWDIYMLYGERVLTAMAYTILKIHKNKLLRMKDMDQITEFLQTTLHKDFGHDDDTVIKNLQLAMIDLKKLNLDKLPAPPATEGPKYPFGQFIEPSLDQKIGHRHEQFTEKETELKEIVLHRSESKDAADDEDDDDGLENEQRRRNGDAVEIVDIRVSDGRDLVNDEDDRTERDCDDITEDTISNLHTGVSMSSLRTIQSFTTLDTCTSLATSLNSLVIIDSFDENCDNMIEEITRL, via the exons ATGATGTCCGAGGACGATATAAGTAACAAGAGATTGCTTCTCGAAAGGGCCAATGCCGAGAGGGAGTCCATATTCAAACGGTACGATCGCGGCCGAAAGGATATAGATATCGATTTTTGGGATGACCCCGCCTTTAAAGTTTATACCCAAGCCGACCGATATGGTTTTCTTCAGCCGGAAAAGGAGGAACAAGCAACCGACGATCTGGACGAAATCCGACGGAAACATGTCGAGGTGGAACGGTgcaaaaaatggctaaaaatgttgaaaagttgGACCAGTACGGCCACAAAGGATCGTCTGCAACGGCGGGTGTTAAAGGGCGTTCCGGACCGAATGCGTAGTGTGGTTTGGAGCAAAATGTTGAATCTAGAGCAAATGATACGCGATAATGCGGGTGTGTACGATAAGATGCTAAAGTTTGCCCGTCAATATAGCCCGGACATTCGACAGATCGATTTCGACGTCAACCGGCAGTTTCGCAATCACATCAACTACCGCGAACGATACAGCGTCAAGCAGCAAAGTTTGTTCCGGGTGCTGGCCGCCTACAGCATGTACAACATGGAGGTCGGCTACTGCCAGGGCATGTCAACGGTGGCCGCGGTTCTGCTGATGTACTTTGATGAAGAGGATACGTTTTGGGCGCTAAATGCGCTACTCTCCACCGAACGTTACGCCATGCATGCCCTGTATGTGGAAGGGTTTCCCAAACTGATGCGATTCCTGCAACATCACGATAAAATCCTCACGAAATGTTTGCCCAAAGTAAAGAAGCACCTGGACAAGCACGGAGTCGATTCGGTTCTGTACTCATTGAAGTGGTTCTTTGTGATTTTCATCGAAAGG ATACCATTCGGTCTCTGTCTTCGCGTGTGGGACATCTACATGCTGTACGGCGAACGAGTGCTGACGGCCATGGCCTACACCATcctcaaaattcacaaaaacaaaCTACTCCGGATGAAGGACATGGACCAGATCACCGAGTTCCTGCAGACGACACTGCACAAAGATTTCGGCCACGACGACGACACTGTGATAAAGAATCTGCAGCTGGCGATGATCGATCTGAAGAAGCTCAATCTGGACAAACTGCCGGCACCGCCAGCCACCGAAGGTCCCAAGTATCCGTTCGGCCAGTTTATTGAACCAAGCCTGGACCAGAAG ATCGGCCATCGGCACGAACAGTTTACCGAGAAAGAGACGGAACTGAAAGAGATTGTGCTGCACCGGAGTGAATCGAAAGACGCGGCCGATGACGAAGATGACGACGACGGGTTGGAGAATGAGCAAAGACGGCGGAATGGCGACGCGGTAGAGATCGTGGATATCCGTGTCAGCGACGGGCGAGATCTAGTGAATGACGAAGATGATCGTACCGAACGAGACTGTGATGATATCACCGAGGACACGATCAGCAATCTGCACACAG